A portion of the Candidatus Pristimantibacillus lignocellulolyticus genome contains these proteins:
- the citZ gene encoding citrate synthase yields MTATKGLEGIVAAQSSISSIIDGILTYRGINIDDLAEHASFEEVAYLLWYGKLPDRAELADLQQKFDKYAVIPSEVIEGIKLYPKDTNSMAALRTAVSSLALYDTSSNEMSQPANILKAIKLQAQLPTIVAAFARIREGKEPIAPKQGVSIAHNFLYMLTGEEPADVAVKALDQALVLHADHELNASTFAARVTVATLSDIYSGVTSAIGALKGPLHGGANEAVMVMLEEIGSKENVNAYIEKALANKVKIMGFGHRVYKNGDPRAKHLQKMSLELGKLTGNMELYEMSVQIEDLVTGQKGLKPNVDFYSASVYTALKIPRDLFTPIFAISRVSGWSAHILEQYENNRLIRPRAEYVGPVGASYIGIDER; encoded by the coding sequence ATGACAGCAACAAAAGGTCTTGAAGGTATTGTAGCAGCACAATCATCCATCAGTTCTATTATTGATGGAATTTTGACATACCGTGGAATTAATATCGATGATCTCGCTGAGCATGCATCATTTGAAGAAGTTGCATATTTACTATGGTACGGTAAATTGCCAGATCGTGCAGAACTTGCAGATTTGCAACAAAAATTTGATAAGTATGCAGTTATTCCATCGGAAGTCATTGAAGGGATTAAGTTATATCCTAAAGATACCAATTCAATGGCAGCACTTCGAACAGCAGTTTCAAGTCTTGCGCTTTATGATACGTCAAGTAATGAAATGTCACAGCCAGCGAATATACTGAAAGCGATTAAATTACAAGCGCAGCTACCTACGATTGTAGCGGCTTTTGCTCGTATTCGTGAAGGGAAAGAACCAATTGCTCCTAAACAAGGTGTTTCTATCGCTCACAATTTCTTGTATATGTTAACTGGTGAAGAGCCTGCTGATGTTGCCGTGAAAGCACTAGACCAAGCGCTAGTTCTTCATGCTGATCATGAATTGAATGCTTCTACCTTTGCTGCACGTGTAACTGTTGCGACTCTATCTGATATATATTCTGGTGTTACTTCTGCTATTGGAGCTTTGAAAGGCCCACTTCATGGTGGTGCAAACGAGGCTGTAATGGTTATGCTAGAGGAAATCGGTTCCAAAGAAAATGTGAATGCTTATATTGAAAAGGCATTAGCAAATAAAGTGAAAATTATGGGCTTTGGTCATCGTGTATATAAAAATGGTGATCCTCGTGCAAAACATTTGCAAAAAATGTCTCTTGAACTTGGTAAGCTTACAGGTAATATGGAACTGTATGAAATGTCAGTACAAATCGAAGATCTTGTTACAGGTCAAAAAGGCTTAAAGCCGAATGTAGACTTCTATTCTGCTTCCGTTTATACTGCATTAAAAATTCCTCGTGATTTGTTCACGCCAATATTTGCAATTAGCCGTGTTTCTGGGTGGAGTGCTCATATTCTTGAACAATACGAGAACAATCGTCTAATTCGTCCTCGTGCTGAATATGTTGGACCTGTAGGTGCATCATATATTGGTATCGATGAGAGGTAA
- a CDS encoding Ppx/GppA family phosphatase translates to MTKRYGIIDIGSNSIRLVIYEKTETGAHRVVDGNKRSARLSGKVNEQGELNDDGINDLIETLQIFTLFASQHKLVTLVPIATAAIRNATNQQTIIERVYEATGMMIRVLTGGEEAEFGFLGMVNSLSIQDGFLLDIGGGSSELTLFLNRKIIHSFSFPFGCVSFNKKYDSHQGLTDQQLHSLQQDVITALNKHEWISQYAHLPLIAVGGTARSLGKIHQAAIQYPFTQTHNYPIQSEQVWTLFQHLSQLPQDKRKKEAGLSKDRVDVIVPGIAVMSTIFQYIQGTHYIICGAGLRDGLFHKLFFPEQPLLQHPLQYSVQNLLALHTAVPRTHVEHVSKLAVQLLQHLYNGNENVAQLSLYLETAANLYRIGATIDYYDYSKHTFYLIIHSHLNGLSHKEILLVAAIASYRSKNKTRNELKDYSELISTEDIDVICKLGMLLQLAAALDHSETQSINQVNLTITDEKMIIQAQADKSELSIEQIKIKELANDFKKQWNVKPVLKVTPIA, encoded by the coding sequence ATGACGAAACGTTATGGCATTATTGACATAGGATCGAATTCCATTCGACTCGTAATATATGAAAAAACTGAAACTGGTGCTCATCGCGTCGTTGATGGTAATAAGCGTTCCGCACGATTAAGCGGTAAAGTGAATGAACAAGGTGAACTAAATGATGATGGAATCAATGATCTCATTGAAACATTACAAATATTCACTTTATTTGCTTCACAACATAAACTCGTAACACTCGTCCCCATTGCGACTGCTGCAATTCGTAATGCCACAAATCAACAGACGATCATAGAACGTGTATACGAAGCTACTGGGATGATGATTAGAGTTCTTACCGGCGGGGAAGAAGCTGAATTCGGTTTTTTAGGCATGGTCAATTCACTATCCATTCAAGATGGCTTTCTACTTGATATTGGAGGTGGTTCTTCCGAGCTCACATTATTTCTTAATCGGAAAATCATTCACTCATTCTCCTTTCCATTCGGTTGTGTAAGCTTCAATAAAAAGTATGATAGTCACCAAGGGTTGACTGATCAACAACTACATTCATTACAACAAGATGTTATTACTGCATTGAATAAACACGAGTGGATATCACAATATGCACATTTACCACTTATCGCAGTTGGTGGAACGGCACGTTCATTAGGTAAAATTCATCAAGCAGCTATTCAGTATCCATTCACACAAACTCATAATTATCCGATTCAATCAGAACAAGTTTGGACGCTATTTCAACATTTAAGCCAACTTCCGCAAGACAAACGTAAGAAGGAAGCTGGTTTAAGTAAGGATCGTGTCGATGTCATTGTTCCAGGGATTGCTGTTATGTCTACGATCTTTCAATATATTCAAGGAACACATTACATCATTTGCGGTGCTGGCTTGAGAGATGGCCTATTCCACAAACTATTTTTTCCTGAACAACCACTATTACAACATCCACTACAATATAGTGTGCAAAACTTGCTTGCCTTACACACAGCAGTACCTCGTACTCATGTTGAACATGTGAGTAAACTAGCCGTGCAATTATTACAGCATCTGTACAATGGTAACGAGAATGTAGCTCAATTGTCATTGTATCTCGAAACTGCTGCAAATCTATATCGTATCGGTGCTACAATTGATTACTATGATTACAGTAAGCATACCTTCTATCTAATCATTCATTCTCATTTGAACGGTTTATCTCATAAAGAGATATTGCTTGTTGCGGCGATCGCATCTTACCGTAGCAAAAACAAAACACGTAATGAGCTGAAAGATTATAGTGAGCTAATAAGTACGGAGGATATCGATGTTATTTGTAAATTAGGAATGCTCCTTCAACTTGCAGCTGCACTAGACCATAGCGAAACCCAGAGCATTAACCAAGTCAATCTCACAATTACGGATGAAAAAATGATCATTCAAGCACAAGCTGATAAATCAGAGTTATCCATCGAACAAATTAAAATTAAAGAGCTAGCAAATGATTTTAAAAAGCAATGGAACGTGAAACCTGTTTTGAAGGTTACACCTATTGCATGA